A portion of the Bacteroidales bacterium genome contains these proteins:
- a CDS encoding flippase-like domain-containing protein, with product MRNILKVLVKLIISLGALYFVLRQIELPQIINLYKRSDPVYLLLAIALFALSKIISAYRLNRLFSMTGIDLSQKKNLQLYWLGMYYNIFLPGGVGGDGYKTYLLNRQFKKPVKTILTAILVDRANGMFVLLILSCLFFSVTIEPKWLSITLAGMIPLGYLIYFLIMKRFFPVFKGFIHTINVYSLLVQVSQIVMIIMILHSWGIEDHLIIYTAIFLVSSVVAILPITIGGAGARELTFLFFSAYMTFDLNAAVALSLMFYLITLLVSLGGMIFSLKKVRFE from the coding sequence ATGAGAAACATATTGAAGGTTCTGGTTAAGCTCATTATTTCACTGGGTGCACTGTATTTTGTTCTCAGGCAAATTGAACTCCCTCAAATCATCAACCTTTATAAGAGATCAGATCCGGTTTATCTTTTGTTAGCCATTGCATTGTTTGCCCTCTCGAAGATCATATCGGCTTACAGGCTCAATCGATTGTTTTCGATGACCGGTATAGACCTGTCACAAAAAAAGAACCTGCAGCTCTACTGGCTTGGCATGTACTACAACATATTTCTGCCAGGCGGGGTGGGCGGAGATGGCTATAAAACCTATTTACTGAACCGGCAGTTTAAAAAACCTGTAAAAACCATACTTACCGCGATTTTGGTTGACCGGGCCAACGGTATGTTTGTTCTTCTTATTCTCAGTTGTCTCTTTTTCTCGGTTACGATAGAACCGAAATGGCTCAGCATAACCCTAGCCGGAATGATTCCCCTGGGTTACCTGATCTATTTCCTGATCATGAAAAGATTTTTCCCGGTTTTTAAGGGATTCATCCATACAATCAATGTTTATTCCTTACTGGTACAGGTCTCCCAGATTGTTATGATCATTATGATATTGCATTCCTGGGGGATCGAAGACCATCTTATTATCTATACGGCCATTTTCCTGGTATCTTCCGTTGTGGCCATTCTCCCCATAACAATTGGCGGAGCCGGTGCAAGGGAGCTTACCTTTTTATTCTTCTCCGCTTATATGACTTTTGATCTGAATGCCGCGGTAGCGCTAAGCCTGATGTTTTATCTGATCACGCTTTTGGTGTCACTGGGGGGTATGATTTTCTCGCTTAAAAAAGTGCGGTTTGAGTGA